Proteins from a single region of Streptomyces sp. Tu 3180:
- a CDS encoding DUF397 domain-containing protein, giving the protein MIRMTTAGDASEPEWFKSSYSGGNDGNSCVEIATAPRTVHVRDSKDVAGPRLAFAPEAWARFVPYASEG; this is encoded by the coding sequence ATGATCCGCATGACCACCGCCGGGGACGCTTCCGAGCCGGAGTGGTTCAAGAGCAGCTACAGCGGCGGCAACGACGGCAACTCCTGCGTCGAGATCGCGACAGCACCCCGCACCGTCCACGTCCGTGACTCCAAGGACGTCGCGGGCCCCCGCCTCGCCTTCGCCCCGGAGGCGTGGGCGCGCTTCGTCCCGTACGCGTCCGAGGGCTGA
- a CDS encoding helix-turn-helix transcriptional regulator produces the protein MTAVEAAAGRLKSEADEPGWEVDPDDEWGVAVITTVGRQLKLRREAVGMRAAEFGRAVGYGEDMVYKIEGGKRIPRQEYLDKADEVLDAGGLIAAAWEDVKRVRYPKKVRELGKLEAKAVEIGLYECHVIAGLLQTPEHARAVIGAAQPPYSPDDVERMVAARLARQSVFDRDPAPALSFVLEEGVLRRPIGGKMAWRRQLERLLEVGRLHNVVLQVMPMNCDTHSGLDGRIELLKFADGTAVGRSDGAFNGRPTSDPKHLRILELRYGTIRAQALSPRESLAFVEQLLGET, from the coding sequence ATGACGGCGGTCGAGGCGGCGGCGGGTCGGCTCAAGAGCGAGGCGGACGAGCCGGGTTGGGAGGTGGACCCGGACGACGAGTGGGGCGTCGCGGTCATCACGACCGTCGGGCGGCAGTTGAAGCTGCGCCGCGAGGCCGTGGGGATGCGGGCCGCCGAGTTCGGGAGGGCGGTGGGGTACGGCGAGGACATGGTCTACAAGATCGAGGGCGGCAAGCGGATTCCCCGCCAGGAGTACCTGGACAAGGCCGACGAGGTGCTGGACGCGGGCGGGCTGATCGCGGCGGCCTGGGAGGACGTGAAGAGGGTCCGGTACCCGAAGAAGGTGCGGGAACTGGGGAAGCTGGAGGCCAAGGCGGTCGAGATCGGACTGTACGAGTGCCACGTCATCGCCGGGCTGCTGCAAACGCCGGAGCACGCGCGGGCGGTGATCGGAGCGGCACAACCCCCGTACTCACCCGACGATGTGGAACGCATGGTGGCCGCTCGTCTGGCCCGGCAGTCGGTCTTCGACCGCGATCCGGCCCCAGCGCTCAGCTTCGTCCTGGAGGAGGGGGTCCTGCGGCGTCCCATCGGAGGGAAAATGGCCTGGCGACGGCAGCTCGAGCGGCTGTTGGAAGTGGGGAGGTTGCACAACGTCGTGCTTCAGGTGATGCCGATGAACTGTGACACCCACTCCGGGTTGGACGGCAGGATCGAGTTGCTGAAGTTCGCGGACGGTACGGCGGTCGGTCGCTCCGACGGCGCGTTCAACGGCCGGCCGACCTCGGATCCCAAACACCTGCGCATTCTTGAGCTGCGGTATGGCACGATCCGGGCTCAGGCACTTTCTCCACGCGAGTCACTGGCCTTCGTCGAGCAACTGCTGGGAGAAACATGA
- a CDS encoding daptide-type RiPP, with protein MSEQHTDKTAEIAASNPQDGLELGLQELEALEAPGFWTGFSAGTAVSGAAIASAAIVAT; from the coding sequence ATGAGCGAGCAGCACACCGACAAGACCGCCGAGATCGCCGCCTCGAACCCGCAGGACGGCCTGGAGCTGGGGCTGCAGGAGCTGGAGGCGCTGGAGGCGCCCGGCTTCTGGACCGGTTTCTCCGCCGGCACCGCGGTCAGCGGCGCGGCCATCGCCTCCGCCGCGATCGTCGCCACCTGA
- a CDS encoding ATP-binding cassette domain-containing protein has product MSTTPAISLTGLTKKFKDVTAVDDLTVDIHAGRVTGLLGRNGAGKTTTIRMLLGLARPTAGHATVLGRPYGELPRAAHRVGVAMDALGPVTGSTVRGELLTWAACLGLDRRRTDEVIGLTGLAGSEDRPVSGCSTGMKQRLALATALLADPEVLVLDEPANGLDPDGIRWLRDTLRELAAEGRTVLVSSHQLAEVEQTVDDVVVVQRSLRYAGTLADLTDGGVHRLEDRFFHLVDTPERTLTHA; this is encoded by the coding sequence ATGAGCACCACCCCGGCGATCTCCCTCACCGGACTCACCAAGAAGTTCAAGGACGTCACCGCCGTCGACGACCTCACCGTCGACATCCACGCGGGCCGCGTCACCGGACTCCTCGGCCGCAACGGCGCCGGGAAGACCACCACCATCCGCATGCTGCTCGGCCTGGCCCGGCCCACCGCCGGCCACGCCACCGTGCTCGGCCGCCCGTACGGCGAACTGCCGCGGGCCGCCCACCGGGTCGGCGTCGCCATGGACGCCCTCGGCCCCGTCACCGGCTCCACGGTCCGCGGGGAACTCCTCACCTGGGCCGCCTGCCTGGGCCTCGACCGGCGCCGCACCGACGAGGTCATCGGCCTCACCGGACTCGCCGGCTCCGAGGACCGGCCCGTGTCCGGCTGCTCCACCGGCATGAAGCAGCGGCTGGCCCTCGCCACCGCCCTGCTCGCCGACCCCGAGGTCCTCGTCCTCGACGAACCCGCCAACGGCCTCGACCCCGACGGCATCCGCTGGCTGCGCGACACCCTGCGGGAACTCGCCGCCGAGGGCCGCACGGTCCTCGTCTCCAGCCACCAGCTCGCCGAGGTCGAGCAGACCGTCGACGACGTCGTCGTCGTGCAGCGCTCCCTCCGCTACGCCGGCACCCTCGCCGACCTGACCGACGGCGGCGTGCACCGCCTGGAGGACCGCTTCTTCCACCTGGTCGACACGCCCGAGAGGACCCTCACCCATGCGTAA
- a CDS encoding daptide-type RiPP, whose product MSEINEQSVTAAVEEQDLELGLQELETMEAPGWVTIGGFSAGVSAAASAAVVSATIVT is encoded by the coding sequence ATGTCCGAGATCAACGAGCAGTCCGTGACCGCCGCCGTCGAGGAGCAGGACCTGGAGCTGGGGCTGCAGGAGCTGGAGACGATGGAGGCGCCGGGCTGGGTCACCATCGGCGGCTTCTCCGCGGGCGTCTCCGCCGCCGCCTCGGCCGCCGTCGTCTCGGCCACGATCGTCACCTGA
- a CDS encoding ABC transporter permease, whose amino-acid sequence MRNLVHGELRKAVTGRTWWILMLAGTFLCLLSTFGFASEGHRAVTAGGSAADVTNDIARSWMMMFLFSSLSGAILVTREYGTGTVGRSVLLAGSRSRLLTAKVAVATAAGAVFGLLAAGLGTLACAFAGAPYGDSAVFTRETWLILAGVFACSVLAAPWGALLGWIVRNQVSAVALLITLTLVVDPGVQALAPDAAKYLLTIAMSSVYRDVKPDLLPVPWAFAAIAGWLTAAWFAARRLLATRDIV is encoded by the coding sequence ATGCGTAACCTCGTCCACGGGGAACTCCGCAAGGCCGTCACCGGCCGGACCTGGTGGATCCTCATGCTGGCCGGCACGTTCCTGTGCCTGCTGTCCACCTTCGGCTTCGCCTCCGAGGGCCACAGGGCCGTCACGGCCGGCGGATCCGCCGCCGACGTCACGAACGACATCGCCCGCTCGTGGATGATGATGTTCCTCTTCTCCTCGCTGTCCGGCGCGATCCTCGTCACCCGCGAGTACGGGACCGGCACCGTCGGACGCTCCGTCCTCCTGGCCGGATCCCGCAGCCGGCTGCTCACCGCCAAGGTCGCGGTCGCCACCGCCGCCGGGGCGGTCTTCGGCCTGCTGGCCGCCGGACTCGGCACCCTCGCCTGCGCCTTCGCCGGCGCCCCCTACGGCGACAGCGCCGTCTTCACCCGCGAGACCTGGCTGATCCTGGCGGGCGTGTTCGCCTGCTCCGTGCTGGCCGCTCCCTGGGGGGCGCTGCTCGGCTGGATCGTCCGCAACCAGGTCTCCGCCGTCGCCCTGCTGATCACCCTCACCCTCGTCGTCGACCCGGGCGTCCAGGCGCTCGCCCCGGATGCGGCCAAGTACCTGCTGACCATCGCGATGAGCTCCGTCTACCGGGACGTCAAGCCGGACCTGCTGCCGGTCCCCTGGGCCTTCGCCGCCATCGCCGGATGGCTCACCGCCGCCTGGTTCGCCGCGCGTCGTCTGCTGGCGACCCGCGACATCGTCTGA
- a CDS encoding MBL fold metallo-hydrolase: MSSLPAATAPFPVRTLGGPTVLFEYGGLRFLTDPTFDGPGDHPSAGPTLTKTAPSAATPADLGPVDVVLLSHDEHADNLDTSGRALLADVPLTLTTPGGGRRLGEKARGLADWESVELDRPGGGTVTVTGVPAVHGPGPREKVEPLTGQVVGFVLTGEGLPTVYVSGDNASLDAVEEIAGRFAPVDTAVLFAGAPRFPMLFDGEPLVLDSARAAEAARILGARRVVPAHHDSWAHFTEGREALEAAFAAAGLADRLDPDWVRRT, from the coding sequence GTGTCCTCTCTTCCCGCGGCGACCGCCCCGTTCCCGGTCCGCACCCTCGGCGGCCCGACCGTCCTCTTCGAGTACGGCGGCCTGCGCTTCCTGACCGACCCGACCTTCGACGGCCCCGGCGACCACCCCTCGGCCGGCCCGACCCTGACCAAGACCGCCCCCTCCGCCGCCACCCCCGCCGACCTCGGCCCCGTCGACGTGGTCCTGCTCTCGCACGACGAGCACGCCGACAACCTCGACACCTCCGGCCGCGCCCTGCTCGCCGACGTCCCCCTCACCCTCACCACCCCCGGCGGCGGACGGCGCCTCGGCGAGAAGGCCAGGGGCCTGGCCGACTGGGAGTCCGTCGAGCTGGACCGCCCCGGCGGCGGCACGGTGACCGTCACCGGCGTCCCGGCCGTCCACGGCCCCGGCCCGCGCGAGAAGGTCGAGCCGCTCACCGGCCAGGTCGTCGGCTTCGTCCTGACCGGGGAAGGCCTGCCCACGGTCTACGTCAGCGGCGACAACGCCTCGCTCGACGCGGTCGAGGAGATCGCCGGGCGCTTCGCCCCGGTGGACACCGCCGTCCTCTTCGCCGGCGCCCCCCGCTTCCCGATGCTCTTCGACGGCGAGCCGCTCGTCCTGGACAGCGCCCGGGCCGCCGAGGCCGCCCGGATCCTCGGCGCCCGCCGCGTCGTCCCCGCCCACCACGACAGCTGGGCCCACTTCACCGAGGGCCGCGAGGCACTGGAGGCCGCCTTCGCCGCCGCCGGCCTGGCCGACCGCCTGGACCCGGACTGGGTCCGGCGCACCTGA
- a CDS encoding M23 family metallopeptidase → MSQRVTSRFPRTSLTRTRAAVLAAGLGTSAVLGAGVAVAADTTSASAATAVQAQAAVQAQAAKTQAAQAAQANKAVQAAAQKQASWVDPVKSYKLSASFAQNGGMWASKHSGQDYAVPTGTPVFATHGGTVVKAGPNGAGDGPAYGNAVVIKHGNGTYSQYAHLSRVDVRIGQVVKTDQKIALSGNTGNSSGPHLHFEIRTTPNYGSAIDPIQFLRSHR, encoded by the coding sequence ATGTCCCAGCGCGTCACGTCCCGTTTCCCCCGTACGTCCCTGACCCGCACCCGCGCGGCCGTGCTGGCCGCCGGCCTGGGCACCTCGGCCGTACTGGGAGCCGGGGTCGCGGTCGCCGCCGACACCACGTCCGCGTCCGCCGCCACCGCCGTCCAGGCCCAGGCCGCCGTCCAGGCCCAGGCCGCCAAGACGCAGGCCGCGCAGGCCGCCCAGGCGAACAAGGCGGTGCAGGCGGCCGCGCAGAAGCAGGCGTCCTGGGTCGACCCGGTGAAGAGCTACAAGCTCTCCGCGAGCTTCGCCCAGAACGGCGGCATGTGGGCCTCCAAGCACAGCGGCCAGGACTACGCCGTGCCGACCGGCACCCCGGTCTTCGCCACCCACGGCGGCACCGTCGTCAAGGCCGGCCCCAACGGCGCCGGCGACGGCCCCGCCTACGGCAACGCCGTCGTCATCAAGCACGGCAACGGCACGTACTCCCAGTACGCCCACCTGTCGCGGGTCGACGTCAGGATCGGCCAGGTCGTCAAGACCGACCAGAAGATCGCCCTGTCCGGCAACACCGGCAACTCCAGCGGTCCGCACCTGCACTTCGAGATCCGCACCACCCCGAACTACGGCTCGGCGATCGACCCGATCCAGTTCCTGCGCTCCCACCGCTGA
- the lanKC gene encoding class III lanthionine synthetase LanKC, producing MSLRHIAYCPPGTVYFDKPTAGPVGGEEYPLVGAALPEGWTRTQISEWTCIGPPQPDIPLQGWKIHVSATLESADEVLDIVRDYCFANPMMFKFLTSPTMLMLRNSKYGDRGSSGKFITMYPRDDEHLATVLHELGALLEGRDGPYILSDLRWRSGPLYVRYGGFAARLSRQPNGETVHCIEDPEGRLVPDVRGPSFKPPAWVELPGVVREALADRARGGGLGDFPFRITQALHFSNGGGVYKATDTRDGREVLVKEGRPHAGLDQSGADAVTRLQREHDAMVALEGLDAFPKVLDYRKGSQHWFLTREYVDGKQLGGEMVRLNPVVHSATDRSETLDPAAYTAWALDVLDRIEAAVATMHERGLVFGDLHPNNVLIRPDGTVAFIDLETTRPAEGHSGQAMGAPGYCAPAGTTGTDVDRYALGCLRLSVFLPLTTLMPWDPGKAEQLIELVRERFPVPDDYADRVRAELSLGAPGDTEPARPLWNPPAPGPDGFVAPGELAALAGRVADGILATATPERDDRLFPGDIEQFSHPGGGLSVAHGAAGVLWALHGAGADVPEEHVDWLVDAARTVDQPRPGLYDGLSGIACVLHALGRTAEATELLDRAVALPRDEAGDSLNSGTAGLGLALLDLGRTEEARVLAVSLAERIGLGAGDIPAEGSGAQPSAQDTQQDRRDKRHLPGLLHGGAGQALFLLRVYAQTAGGGAEELVDTAARILRHDLVASGRLPGGPEVLEQAPWRGPHIACGSAGQVIVLHELLRHREDPELRAVYEDMCTDLTTDYHPGIGLFTGRAGAMAALLHTHDGSERARRTLYAQLAGLGWHAVPHDGTLAFLGEHSLRLSTDLATGSAGVLAVLGSLGTHGRSALPFLGMAGLAATVG from the coding sequence ATGAGCCTGCGTCACATCGCCTACTGCCCGCCCGGAACCGTCTACTTCGACAAGCCCACCGCCGGCCCGGTCGGCGGCGAGGAGTACCCGCTCGTCGGCGCCGCGCTCCCCGAGGGCTGGACCCGCACCCAGATCAGCGAATGGACGTGCATCGGGCCGCCACAGCCGGACATCCCGCTCCAGGGCTGGAAGATCCACGTCTCGGCGACCCTGGAGTCGGCCGACGAGGTGCTCGACATCGTCCGCGACTACTGCTTCGCGAACCCGATGATGTTCAAGTTCCTGACCAGCCCCACCATGCTGATGCTGCGCAACAGCAAGTACGGGGACCGCGGCAGCAGCGGCAAGTTCATCACCATGTACCCGCGGGACGACGAGCACCTCGCCACCGTCCTGCACGAGCTCGGCGCGCTGCTGGAGGGCCGGGACGGCCCGTACATCCTCAGCGACCTGCGCTGGCGGTCCGGCCCGCTGTACGTCCGGTACGGCGGGTTCGCCGCCCGGCTCTCCCGCCAGCCGAACGGCGAGACGGTGCACTGCATCGAGGACCCCGAGGGGCGCCTGGTGCCGGACGTGCGCGGCCCGTCCTTCAAGCCGCCGGCCTGGGTCGAACTGCCCGGGGTCGTCCGCGAGGCACTGGCCGACCGGGCCCGGGGCGGCGGCCTCGGCGACTTCCCCTTCAGGATCACGCAGGCGCTCCACTTCTCCAACGGCGGCGGCGTCTACAAGGCGACCGACACCCGCGACGGCCGGGAGGTCCTGGTCAAGGAGGGCCGTCCGCACGCCGGCCTGGACCAGTCGGGCGCCGACGCCGTCACCCGCCTCCAGCGGGAGCACGACGCGATGGTCGCCCTGGAGGGGCTCGACGCCTTCCCCAAGGTGCTCGACTACCGCAAGGGCAGCCAGCACTGGTTCCTCACCCGCGAGTACGTCGACGGCAAGCAGCTCGGCGGCGAGATGGTCCGGCTCAACCCGGTCGTCCACTCGGCCACCGACCGCAGCGAGACCCTCGACCCCGCCGCCTACACGGCGTGGGCGCTCGACGTCCTCGACCGGATCGAGGCCGCCGTCGCGACCATGCACGAGCGCGGCCTCGTCTTCGGCGACCTGCACCCCAACAACGTGCTGATCCGCCCCGACGGCACCGTCGCCTTCATCGACCTGGAGACCACCCGGCCCGCCGAGGGCCACAGCGGCCAGGCCATGGGAGCCCCCGGTTACTGCGCCCCCGCCGGCACCACCGGCACCGACGTGGACCGCTACGCCCTGGGCTGCCTGCGGCTCAGCGTCTTCCTGCCGCTGACCACCCTCATGCCGTGGGACCCCGGCAAGGCCGAGCAGCTCATCGAGCTCGTCCGCGAACGCTTCCCCGTCCCCGACGACTACGCCGACCGCGTCCGCGCGGAGCTGTCCCTGGGTGCCCCCGGCGACACGGAGCCGGCCCGGCCGCTGTGGAACCCTCCCGCGCCCGGCCCGGACGGGTTCGTCGCCCCCGGCGAACTGGCCGCGCTCGCCGGGCGGGTCGCCGACGGCATCCTCGCGACGGCCACCCCCGAGCGGGACGACCGCCTCTTCCCCGGCGACATCGAGCAGTTCTCGCACCCCGGCGGCGGCCTGTCCGTCGCGCACGGCGCGGCCGGTGTGCTGTGGGCGCTGCACGGAGCCGGCGCGGACGTCCCCGAGGAGCACGTCGACTGGCTGGTCGACGCCGCCCGCACCGTGGACCAGCCCCGCCCGGGACTGTACGACGGGCTGTCCGGCATCGCCTGCGTCCTGCACGCCCTCGGGCGCACCGCCGAGGCGACCGAACTCCTGGACCGGGCCGTGGCCCTGCCCCGGGACGAGGCCGGCGACAGCCTCAACTCCGGCACCGCCGGTCTCGGTCTGGCGCTGCTGGACCTCGGCCGCACCGAGGAGGCACGGGTCCTGGCCGTCTCCCTCGCCGAACGCATCGGCCTCGGCGCGGGGGACATACCGGCGGAGGGAAGCGGCGCGCAGCCCTCCGCGCAGGACACGCAGCAGGACCGGCGGGACAAGCGGCACCTGCCCGGCCTCCTCCACGGCGGCGCCGGCCAGGCCCTGTTCCTGCTGCGCGTGTACGCGCAGACCGCCGGTGGCGGCGCCGAGGAACTGGTGGACACCGCCGCGCGGATCCTGCGCCACGACCTCGTCGCGTCGGGACGCCTGCCCGGCGGGCCCGAGGTGCTGGAGCAGGCCCCCTGGCGCGGACCGCACATCGCGTGCGGCAGCGCCGGCCAGGTCATCGTCCTGCACGAGCTGCTGCGGCACCGCGAGGACCCCGAACTGCGGGCCGTGTACGAGGACATGTGCACCGACCTGACCACGGACTACCACCCGGGCATCGGCCTCTTCACGGGCCGTGCGGGCGCCATGGCCGCCCTGCTGCACACCCACGACGGCAGCGAGCGGGCCCGCCGCACGCTGTACGCCCAGCTCGCGGGCCTGGGCTGGCACGCCGTACCGCACGACGGGACGCTGGCCTTCCTCGGCGAGCACTCCCTGCGGCTGTCCACCGACCTGGCGACCGGCTCCGCGGGCGTCCTCGCGGTGCTGGGCTCGCTGGGGACGCACGGGCGCTCCGCGCTGCCGTTCCTGGGCATGGCGGGCCTCGCGGCGACCGTCGGCTGA
- a CDS encoding ABATE domain-containing protein — protein sequence MEESLSEEPVLPSAQGEEDHPSLALANSAIALPGGHTVDLLGTPARANRWLTDRGLAPVDAGMREMCAAQLRSLREQIRSLFASRAEGLPALPAAVAAVNDAMTRVPTAPLLQWDEKNGPYRATPHPTTAIVDHALAALAADAADLLTSPDAERLTACGSTPCNRYLLRHGRRHWCSTRCGDRARAARAYARRTRPGTN from the coding sequence ATGGAGGAGTCCCTGAGCGAAGAACCCGTCCTGCCGTCCGCACAGGGCGAGGAGGACCACCCCTCCCTCGCCCTCGCCAACAGCGCGATCGCGCTGCCCGGCGGGCACACGGTCGATCTCCTGGGAACTCCCGCACGGGCGAACCGCTGGCTGACGGACCGCGGCCTCGCCCCGGTCGACGCCGGCATGCGGGAGATGTGCGCGGCGCAGCTGCGCTCGCTGCGCGAACAGATCAGGTCGTTGTTCGCCTCCCGCGCCGAGGGGCTCCCCGCCCTCCCCGCCGCCGTCGCGGCCGTCAACGACGCGATGACCCGCGTCCCCACGGCCCCGCTGCTGCAGTGGGACGAGAAGAACGGTCCCTACCGCGCCACCCCCCACCCCACCACCGCGATCGTCGACCACGCCCTGGCGGCCCTCGCCGCCGACGCCGCCGACCTGCTCACCTCCCCCGACGCCGAACGCCTCACCGCCTGCGGTTCCACCCCCTGCAACCGCTACCTGCTCCGCCACGGCCGCCGCCACTGGTGCTCCACCCGCTGCGGTGACCGCGCCCGCGCCGCCCGCGCCTACGCCCGCCGCACCCGGCCCGGGACCAACTGA
- a CDS encoding daptide-type RiPP, translating to MSDKKTDDRTATAAVEEQDLELGLQELEALEAPGWGTIGGISAGAGVSALVSAAVVIT from the coding sequence ATGAGCGACAAGAAGACCGACGACCGCACCGCCACCGCCGCCGTCGAGGAGCAGGACCTGGAGCTGGGCCTCCAGGAGCTGGAAGCCCTCGAAGCGCCGGGCTGGGGCACCATCGGCGGGATCTCCGCCGGGGCCGGCGTCTCGGCCCTCGTCTCCGCCGCGGTCGTCATCACCTGA
- the mpaP gene encoding daptide biosynthesis intramembrane metalloprotease: MPTLTLIRPKTPEAPAAPDLEHPRTASHVAVHEPAEPDAPWVVQRGETQHFRVGADLGRLIRALDGTRDHRELAATMGTPWTADDIGTAVRSLADKKLLDDGTPPRKVRRVKLVPPLTVQFTLLKPDRLLRRTAPLTRLLLHRSVSVTATAIALGGLLALAVCSPRLGDAVSRPMHLTAYLAVILGVVVTTAVHEFAHGAVLTHHGGRPTRMGFMLFYMSPAFFCDVSDGWRLGRPRQRVQIALAGVFVQAVAAGAAAIAALFVPADGGWRGPLLVMALTTYLTCAVNLLPLVKLDGYIALMSHLDISHLREKAMTDALAALSKVTFGGHYRRELPDKPWAVPYGLACLLFPLYLVGTALTLWSGMLQRLGFTGAALFALGIGYLLWRLGKGSCKLAVTARRSGAHPARILAVGLAAAALTAGAAVGIKVPATYSAGYTVADDGTVSLVVQEGSGGGRLLTEGARVELRRNGLLSRPLLATGRLESVTSVPRTAPLSALIPVSGGSDLLPVRGYPLTVDDVPAERSGVAEVDAGTHPLGKWLAVTYLSPLLP, encoded by the coding sequence ATGCCCACGCTCACCCTCATCCGCCCGAAGACACCCGAGGCCCCCGCCGCCCCCGACCTGGAGCACCCCCGGACCGCCTCCCACGTCGCCGTCCACGAGCCCGCCGAACCGGACGCCCCCTGGGTCGTCCAGCGGGGCGAGACCCAGCACTTCAGGGTCGGTGCCGACCTCGGCCGGCTGATCCGCGCCCTCGACGGCACCCGCGACCACCGCGAACTCGCCGCCACGATGGGCACCCCGTGGACCGCCGACGACATCGGCACCGCGGTCCGGTCCCTGGCCGACAAGAAGCTGCTCGACGACGGCACCCCGCCGCGCAAGGTCCGCCGGGTCAAGCTGGTGCCGCCGCTGACCGTGCAGTTCACGCTCCTCAAGCCGGACCGGCTGCTACGCCGGACGGCCCCGCTGACCCGGCTGCTGCTCCACCGCTCCGTCTCCGTCACGGCGACCGCGATCGCCCTCGGCGGCCTGCTGGCCCTCGCCGTGTGCTCGCCCCGGCTCGGGGACGCGGTGTCCCGGCCCATGCACCTCACGGCCTACCTGGCGGTGATCCTCGGCGTCGTCGTCACGACCGCCGTCCACGAGTTCGCCCACGGGGCGGTCCTCACGCACCACGGCGGCCGGCCCACCCGCATGGGCTTCATGCTCTTCTACATGTCGCCGGCGTTCTTCTGCGACGTCTCCGACGGCTGGCGGCTCGGCCGGCCCCGACAGCGCGTGCAGATCGCCCTCGCCGGGGTGTTCGTCCAGGCCGTCGCCGCCGGGGCCGCCGCGATCGCCGCGCTGTTCGTGCCCGCGGACGGCGGCTGGCGGGGCCCGCTGCTGGTGATGGCCCTCACCACGTACCTCACCTGCGCCGTCAACCTGCTGCCGCTGGTCAAGCTCGACGGCTACATCGCCCTGATGAGCCACCTCGACATCTCGCACCTGCGCGAGAAGGCCATGACGGACGCGCTGGCCGCCCTGTCCAAGGTCACCTTCGGGGGCCACTACCGCCGCGAACTGCCCGACAAGCCGTGGGCCGTGCCCTACGGGCTGGCGTGCCTGCTGTTCCCCCTCTACCTCGTCGGCACCGCGCTGACCCTCTGGTCCGGCATGCTCCAGCGGCTCGGGTTCACCGGCGCGGCCCTCTTCGCGCTCGGCATCGGCTACCTGCTGTGGCGGCTCGGCAAGGGCTCCTGCAAGCTCGCCGTCACCGCCCGCCGGTCCGGCGCGCACCCGGCGCGCATCCTCGCCGTCGGCCTCGCCGCGGCCGCCCTGACCGCCGGCGCCGCCGTCGGGATCAAGGTCCCCGCGACCTACTCCGCCGGCTACACCGTCGCCGACGACGGCACGGTCAGCCTCGTCGTGCAGGAGGGCAGCGGCGGAGGACGGCTGCTGACCGAGGGCGCCCGCGTCGAACTGCGCCGCAACGGCCTGCTGTCCCGCCCCCTGCTGGCCACCGGCCGGCTGGAGTCGGTGACGTCGGTGCCGCGGACGGCGCCGCTGTCCGCCCTGATCCCCGTGTCCGGCGGGTCCGACCTGCTGCCGGTGCGCGGCTACCCGCTCACCGTGGACGACGTGCCCGCGGAGCGGTCGGGGGTCGCCGAGGTCGACGCCGGAACGCACCCGCTGGGGAAGTGGCTCGCCGTCACCTACCTCAGCCCCCTCTTGCCGTAG
- a CDS encoding daptide-type RiPP, whose translation MSEQHTDKTAEAVASNPQDGLELGLQELEALEAPGFWTGFSAGTAVSGAAIASAAIVAT comes from the coding sequence ATGAGCGAGCAGCACACCGACAAGACCGCCGAGGCCGTCGCCTCGAACCCGCAGGACGGCCTGGAGCTGGGGCTGCAGGAGCTGGAGGCGCTGGAGGCGCCCGGCTTCTGGACCGGTTTCTCCGCCGGCACCGCGGTCAGCGGCGCGGCCATCGCCTCCGCCGCGATCGTCGCCACCTGA
- a CDS encoding ATP-binding protein, with protein MNQKTAEPAIPVRNFSARLSPTPRGARLARLLTAEQLRSWGLPLDPARQIVAELAVNAATHGRVPGRDFRLTLYVVADTLRIEVTDTRGEHLPRLRPAGSEAESGRGLLLVEALADRWGVAEGRFPRKTVWAELRLTPAEPGPPCSGDVGASPRGT; from the coding sequence GTGAACCAGAAAACCGCCGAACCCGCGATCCCCGTCCGCAACTTCAGTGCGCGGTTGTCCCCCACGCCGCGCGGCGCCCGCCTCGCCCGCCTGCTCACGGCCGAGCAACTGCGCTCATGGGGTCTGCCGCTGGATCCGGCGCGACAGATCGTCGCCGAGCTGGCCGTCAACGCGGCCACCCACGGCCGCGTGCCGGGACGGGACTTCCGGCTGACGCTCTACGTCGTGGCCGACACCCTCCGCATCGAGGTGACCGACACCCGGGGCGAACACCTCCCCCGGCTCCGACCGGCCGGCTCCGAGGCCGAGTCCGGGCGCGGCCTGCTGCTGGTCGAAGCGCTCGCCGACCGCTGGGGCGTGGCCGAGGGCCGCTTCCCGCGCAAGACGGTCTGGGCGGAGCTGCGCCTCACGCCGGCGGAACCCGGTCCCCCGTGCTCCGGTGACGTCGGTGCCTCGCCCCGAGGAACGTGA
- a CDS encoding daptide-type RiPP — translation MSEQPEDKAAEIAASNPQDGLELGLQELEALEAPGFWTGFSAAASVSAAVSATAVIT, via the coding sequence ATGAGCGAGCAGCCCGAAGACAAGGCCGCCGAGATCGCCGCCTCGAACCCGCAGGACGGCCTGGAGCTGGGGCTGCAGGAGCTGGAGGCGCTGGAGGCGCCCGGCTTCTGGACCGGCTTCTCCGCCGCGGCGAGCGTCTCGGCCGCCGTCTCGGCCACGGCCGTCATCACCTGA